One window of Dyadobacter sandarakinus genomic DNA carries:
- a CDS encoding THUMP domain-containing class I SAM-dependent RNA methyltransferase — protein sequence MAFDIRGTSPITITCYRRLAPFLEAEVKSLGYTPESTFATGLRLRGTIQDCVRLNLHLYTASQVLFSLGAFTARHADDVYRYLMQLEWEKILPADGYFSVTSTVQTPSVNNNMFVNVRVKDAVADRFREKTGARPSSGAALTGAVIHLHWKNEDAEVFLDTSGETLARHGYRKIPGQAPMLEALASATILASKWNKASAFINPMCGSGTLAIEAALMASNAKPGLFRTNYGFMHLLGYDEDFYFAQQDKLEEQMIEPTIRIIASDNNANAIENARRNAKAAGVLESIDFETCDFSETTIPAEHKGAIFLNPEYGERLGEVQELEETYSRIGDFMKQKCGGYYGYVFTGNLDLAKKIGLKASRRTEFYNGTIDCRLLEYELYEGSRRI from the coding sequence ATGGCATTTGATATCCGGGGAACCTCCCCTATTACGATTACCTGTTACCGCCGGCTTGCGCCTTTTCTTGAAGCGGAAGTAAAGTCGCTGGGTTATACACCAGAGAGTACCTTCGCCACCGGCCTCCGCCTTCGGGGTACCATCCAGGACTGCGTGCGGCTTAACCTGCATTTATACACTGCAAGCCAGGTACTGTTTAGCCTCGGCGCTTTCACAGCGAGGCATGCCGACGATGTTTACCGCTACCTCATGCAGTTGGAATGGGAGAAGATCCTGCCCGCGGATGGCTATTTTTCAGTCACCAGCACGGTGCAGACGCCCTCGGTCAACAATAATATGTTTGTCAATGTGCGGGTAAAAGATGCCGTTGCCGACCGTTTTCGTGAAAAAACGGGTGCCCGCCCGTCTTCCGGAGCTGCACTGACGGGCGCGGTGATACACCTGCATTGGAAAAATGAAGATGCTGAGGTTTTTCTGGACACTTCCGGTGAAACGCTGGCCCGCCATGGCTACCGCAAAATTCCCGGTCAGGCACCCATGCTGGAAGCCCTCGCTTCCGCCACGATCCTGGCAAGCAAATGGAACAAGGCTTCCGCTTTCATTAATCCGATGTGCGGTTCGGGAACGCTGGCGATTGAGGCCGCACTGATGGCGAGCAATGCAAAACCCGGGCTATTCCGTACCAATTACGGGTTCATGCACCTGCTCGGCTATGATGAAGATTTTTACTTTGCCCAGCAGGATAAACTGGAAGAGCAGATGATAGAGCCGACGATCCGAATTATCGCATCGGACAACAATGCGAATGCGATCGAGAATGCGCGACGAAATGCGAAGGCAGCCGGTGTGCTCGAAAGCATTGACTTTGAAACGTGTGATTTCAGCGAAACGACTATACCGGCAGAGCACAAGGGAGCAATTTTCCTGAATCCGGAGTATGGTGAGCGCCTGGGGGAAGTTCAGGAGCTGGAAGAAACTTACAGCCGCATTGGCGACTTTATGAAGCAAAAGTGTGGAGGATATTATGGGTACGTTTTCACCGGTAACCTTGATCTTGCCAAAAAAATAGGTTTGAAAGCAAGCCGGCGGACGGAGTTTTACAATGGTACAATCGATTGCAGGTTACTGGAATACGAACTGTACGAAGGTTCCAGGAGAATTTGA
- the treZ gene encoding malto-oligosyltrehalose trehalohydrolase has translation MTTEIQPAVPGIRFNGSGEVTVHVWAPEKKKVEVCLENGKSWELSPAEPGCWSVVTDGIRSGDLYRFRLDGKLSPDPASVSQPEGVHGPSQALDLNRFQWSDAGWKNVVLQDYIIYELHTGTFTPEGTFAGIEQKLDYLVELGINAIEIMPVSQFAGGRNWGYDGVFPYAVHDTYGGPEGLQHLVDACHQKGIAVILDVVYNHIGPEGNVLGEYGPYFTDKYHTPWGNAVNVDDEWSDGVREYFIQNALMWFREFHIDALRLDAVHAIKDFSPKHLLAEMKERVDALAAETGSVHYLITEMDLNDTRFISPIEKGGYGMDAQWIDEFHHALRVASGQSKTGYYSDFEPITSLAKSYQDAYVFDGQYSDHRKRKFGIKAEGFPGSSFIVFSQNHDQVGNRMLGERTSELLSWEMQKLLAGAVMVSPFLPMLFMGEEWSEPHPFQYFVSHTDPELAEAVRTGRKKEFAAFHLEGEAPDPMSEDTFNGSRLQWELVNQEPHKSMFEYYKELIALRKSNPALHTPDRSLVRVYADEARQLIWLTRSANGQNVLAILNFSDQQQEVAGPDNIKEMVKLIGSADEKWRGPLNGDEQSTPDKIRVSPESFTLFSYSA, from the coding sequence ATGACAACAGAGATACAGCCCGCGGTACCCGGGATCAGATTTAACGGTTCCGGCGAGGTGACGGTACATGTTTGGGCACCCGAAAAAAAGAAAGTTGAGGTTTGTCTGGAAAATGGAAAAAGCTGGGAGCTGAGCCCTGCCGAACCGGGATGCTGGTCGGTGGTGACAGACGGAATTCGCTCCGGCGACTTGTACCGTTTCAGGCTGGATGGAAAGCTTTCTCCGGACCCGGCCTCGGTATCGCAGCCGGAAGGGGTACATGGCCCGTCACAGGCACTGGATCTCAATCGTTTTCAATGGAGCGATGCAGGATGGAAGAACGTCGTATTGCAGGATTATATCATTTACGAGCTGCATACGGGCACATTCACCCCCGAAGGTACTTTCGCGGGTATCGAGCAGAAACTCGATTACCTTGTTGAGCTCGGCATCAATGCCATCGAGATCATGCCCGTATCGCAGTTTGCGGGTGGGCGCAACTGGGGCTATGACGGCGTTTTTCCGTATGCCGTACACGATACCTACGGCGGTCCGGAAGGTTTGCAGCACCTGGTGGATGCTTGTCACCAAAAGGGAATAGCAGTGATCCTCGACGTGGTGTACAACCACATCGGGCCCGAAGGGAATGTGCTGGGTGAGTACGGTCCTTATTTTACCGATAAATACCACACGCCCTGGGGGAATGCAGTAAATGTGGATGACGAATGGTCCGACGGGGTGCGGGAGTACTTTATCCAGAATGCGCTCATGTGGTTCCGCGAGTTCCATATTGATGCATTGCGCCTGGATGCGGTACATGCCATCAAGGATTTCAGTCCGAAGCATTTACTGGCCGAAATGAAGGAGCGGGTTGATGCACTTGCCGCCGAGACGGGCAGCGTGCATTACCTGATTACAGAAATGGACCTGAACGACACACGCTTCATCAGCCCGATAGAAAAAGGCGGATATGGGATGGATGCTCAGTGGATCGATGAGTTTCACCATGCATTACGCGTCGCTTCGGGTCAGTCTAAAACGGGGTATTACTCCGACTTTGAGCCTATTACCTCGCTGGCAAAGTCGTATCAGGATGCCTACGTATTCGACGGACAGTACTCGGATCACAGAAAAAGGAAGTTCGGGATCAAAGCCGAAGGTTTTCCAGGCAGCAGTTTTATCGTGTTTTCGCAAAACCATGATCAGGTAGGAAACCGCATGCTGGGCGAACGTACCAGCGAGTTGCTGAGCTGGGAAATGCAGAAGCTTCTTGCCGGAGCAGTAATGGTAAGTCCGTTCCTACCCATGCTGTTTATGGGTGAAGAGTGGAGCGAGCCTCATCCGTTCCAGTATTTTGTGAGCCACACAGATCCTGAGCTCGCTGAGGCTGTGCGCACGGGTCGTAAAAAGGAATTTGCCGCTTTTCACCTGGAAGGAGAAGCGCCTGATCCGATGTCGGAAGATACGTTCAATGGGTCGAGGCTGCAATGGGAGCTGGTGAACCAGGAGCCGCACAAATCCATGTTTGAATACTACAAGGAGTTGATTGCGCTCAGGAAAAGTAATCCTGCCCTGCACACGCCAGACCGCTCCCTGGTGCGCGTATATGCAGACGAAGCACGGCAGCTGATCTGGCTTACGCGGTCTGCAAACGGGCAAAATGTGTTGGCGATCCTAAATTTCTCAGATCAGCAGCAGGAAGTAGCTGGTCCGGATAATATTAAGGAAATGGTGAAGCTGATTGGGTCGGCAGATGAAAAATGGCGGGGACCATTGAATGGGGACGAGCAGTCCACGCCGGACAAAATCCGCGTGTCACCCGAATCTTTCACCCTGTTCAGCTATTCTGCGTAG